A genomic segment from Mastomys coucha isolate ucsf_1 unplaced genomic scaffold, UCSF_Mcou_1 pScaffold7, whole genome shotgun sequence encodes:
- the Fbxo43 gene encoding F-box only protein 43 isoform X2, which translates to MSQRHSASHRAGNNMGSSAVTVKCPSLIDSCSASSFKLRGHHELSESCSFNKKEKEPALTCEHPETPSLGFSNPAVSPSQRKKSVSLRKDRDKSPELCETPQLRRKKCTLRRRLDLSFTLLKGDSDLQSSSLESNMSQGLSLEKHLPGSTSGFPKEDNFSPLVTSTIKTEDAISSSQNSRLHFSQHKTSTIDDSKDNCGLFEVECLSPIEGNDFKDSITHFSDSSLSVSDENTCPELLGSSGSQTTYGADVATSVTPVSSLTAEIKFNRSQTLDFSAEVRDSLSTPEDSGFCSVSWDKSEDFLSDQEGSFQELLQKHRGTPKVGDLVKKPKHFGRLRRLSTLQEQGSQSETEDEMQAVHPNSETRVGAASGVLASQRGPEEKTGDLALSFKDLSNTPALQLAHELFMKSKRKRFQQEDDQEFPEERDEGKIARLQRFLAGLIGKKMGIEQLDILTELQFRNLKHILAMVLDSLTSESLYSAWNVSRNWREIVAQDKKANRRRKLYIIQLKANAQRAAVLRVQDAATRLRLLSRLALRSVQAQAPSGQMEQVPTLSPCGDVLTPVASSSLTHLRSRQEQYVKVARTLFTDEALKPCPRCQSPAKYQPHKRRGICSRLACGFDFCVLCLCAYHGSEDCRRGSAKARGSKDILPGSAQSKRNLKRL; encoded by the exons ATGTCCCAAAGGCACTCAGCCAGCCACCGAGCAGGAAACAACATGGGCTCCTCTGCTGTCACCGTCAAGTGTCCCAGCCTCATAGACTCTTGTTCCGCATCCTCCTTTAAACTTAGGGGCCATCACGAGCTGTCAGAGTCTTGCAGctttaataagaaagaaaaagagccagcGCTAACCTGTGAGCATCCTGAAACTCCGAGTCTAGGTTTCTCCAATCCTGCAGTGTCTCCCagtcaaagaaagaaatctgtgtcCCTAAGGAAGGACAGGGATAAAAGCCCAGAACTTTGTGAGACTCCTCaactcagaaggaaaaaatgCACATTACGCAGGCGGCTAGACTTATCTTTCACTCTTTTGAAGGGGGATTCTGATTTACAAAGCAGTTCTCTGGAAAGTAATATGAGCCAAGGTCTTAGCCTAGAAAAACATTTGCCAGGTAGCACTTCAGGTTTCCCAAAGGAAGACAACTTTAGCCCATTAGTTACCAGCACAATCAAAACAGAGGATGCTATTTCCAGCAGCCAGAACTCAAGGTTACATTTTTCTCAGCACAAGACTTCCACCATTGATGATTCCAAAGACAACTGTGGCTTATTTGAAGTGGAATGTCTGTCTCCAATTGAAGGCAATGATTTTAAAGATTCTATCACACACTTTAGTGACAGCAGTTTAAGTGTTAGTGATGAGAATACATGTCCTGAACTTCTGGGCTCCTCTGGTAGCCAAACAACCTATGGAGCAGATGTGGccacctctgtaactccagtaagTAGTCTCACAGCAGAAATCAAATTTAATAGAAGCCAAACCCTTGATTTTTCAGCAGAAGTGAGAGACAGTCTTTCAACACCTGAAGACAGTGGCTTTTGCTCAGTTAGCTGGGACAAATCAGAAGATTTCCTCTCTGACCAAGAGGGCTCTTTTCAAGAACTGCTTCAAAAACATAGGGGGACTCCCAAAGTTGGGGACCTGGTAAAAAAGCCAAAGCATTTTGGGAGGTTGAGAAGACTGTCCACTCTCCAGGAGCAAGGCTCCCAGTCAGAGACAGAAGATGAAATGCAGGCGGTCCATCCCAACTCTGAAACGAGAGTGGGCGCTGCTTCAGGTGTCTTGGCGAGTCAGCGGGGCCCTGAGGAGAAGACTGGGGATTTGGCTTTAAGCTTTAAGGACTTATCAAACACTCCAGCCCTGCAGTTGGCGCATGAGCTCTTTATGAAAAGCAAAAGGAAGCGCTTCCAGCAGGAAGATGATCAGGAATTCCCTGAGGAAAGGGATGAGGGGAAAATTGCCAGACTGCAGCGTTTTCTCGCAGGACTGATTGGCAAGAAGATGGGCATAGAACAGCTGGATATCCTGACAGAATTACAGTTTAGAAACTTGAAGCATATCCTAGCTATGGTTTTAGATTCCTTGACTTCGGAAAGTTTATACAG TGCTTGGAACGTCAGCAGAAACTGGCGTGAAATTGTGGCTCAGGATAAAAAGGCAAACAGGAGGAGGAAACTTTATATCATACAGCTGAAAGCAAATGCTCAG AGGGCCGCTGTGTTACGTGTCCAGGATGCTGCCACTCGGCTCCGCCTTCTGAGTCGCTTGGCCTTAAGATCAGTGCAGGCACAGGCACCCAGTGGTCAGATGGAGCAGGTTCCAACTCTGTCCCCTTGCGGGGATGTTCTGACACCTGTAGCAAGCTCTTCCCTCACCCACCTACGGAGTAGACAGGAACAGTACGTGAAG GTTGCCAGGACACTGTTTACTGATGAAGCCTTAAAGCCTTGCCCGAGGTGCCAATCCCCTGCTAAGTACCAGCCACATAAGAGGAGGGGGATTTGCAGCCGCCTGGCCTGTGGCTTTGACttttgtgtgttgtgtctgtgcgCTTATCATGGGTCTGAAGACTGTAGAAGAGGGTCAGCAAAGGCGAGAGGTAGCAAAGATATTCTCCCAGGGAGTGCCCAAAGCAAGCGGAACTTAAAACGCCTCTGA
- the Fbxo43 gene encoding F-box only protein 43 isoform X1: MNFKGRDDRLCCLEAYLALTSLKNSRLTGESLKMSQRHSASHRAGNNMGSSAVTVKCPSLIDSCSASSFKLRGHHELSESCSFNKKEKEPALTCEHPETPSLGFSNPAVSPSQRKKSVSLRKDRDKSPELCETPQLRRKKCTLRRRLDLSFTLLKGDSDLQSSSLESNMSQGLSLEKHLPGSTSGFPKEDNFSPLVTSTIKTEDAISSSQNSRLHFSQHKTSTIDDSKDNCGLFEVECLSPIEGNDFKDSITHFSDSSLSVSDENTCPELLGSSGSQTTYGADVATSVTPVSSLTAEIKFNRSQTLDFSAEVRDSLSTPEDSGFCSVSWDKSEDFLSDQEGSFQELLQKHRGTPKVGDLVKKPKHFGRLRRLSTLQEQGSQSETEDEMQAVHPNSETRVGAASGVLASQRGPEEKTGDLALSFKDLSNTPALQLAHELFMKSKRKRFQQEDDQEFPEERDEGKIARLQRFLAGLIGKKMGIEQLDILTELQFRNLKHILAMVLDSLTSESLYSAWNVSRNWREIVAQDKKANRRRKLYIIQLKANAQRAAVLRVQDAATRLRLLSRLALRSVQAQAPSGQMEQVPTLSPCGDVLTPVASSSLTHLRSRQEQYVKVARTLFTDEALKPCPRCQSPAKYQPHKRRGICSRLACGFDFCVLCLCAYHGSEDCRRGSAKARGSKDILPGSAQSKRNLKRL; the protein is encoded by the exons AGAGCTTGAAGATGTCCCAAAGGCACTCAGCCAGCCACCGAGCAGGAAACAACATGGGCTCCTCTGCTGTCACCGTCAAGTGTCCCAGCCTCATAGACTCTTGTTCCGCATCCTCCTTTAAACTTAGGGGCCATCACGAGCTGTCAGAGTCTTGCAGctttaataagaaagaaaaagagccagcGCTAACCTGTGAGCATCCTGAAACTCCGAGTCTAGGTTTCTCCAATCCTGCAGTGTCTCCCagtcaaagaaagaaatctgtgtcCCTAAGGAAGGACAGGGATAAAAGCCCAGAACTTTGTGAGACTCCTCaactcagaaggaaaaaatgCACATTACGCAGGCGGCTAGACTTATCTTTCACTCTTTTGAAGGGGGATTCTGATTTACAAAGCAGTTCTCTGGAAAGTAATATGAGCCAAGGTCTTAGCCTAGAAAAACATTTGCCAGGTAGCACTTCAGGTTTCCCAAAGGAAGACAACTTTAGCCCATTAGTTACCAGCACAATCAAAACAGAGGATGCTATTTCCAGCAGCCAGAACTCAAGGTTACATTTTTCTCAGCACAAGACTTCCACCATTGATGATTCCAAAGACAACTGTGGCTTATTTGAAGTGGAATGTCTGTCTCCAATTGAAGGCAATGATTTTAAAGATTCTATCACACACTTTAGTGACAGCAGTTTAAGTGTTAGTGATGAGAATACATGTCCTGAACTTCTGGGCTCCTCTGGTAGCCAAACAACCTATGGAGCAGATGTGGccacctctgtaactccagtaagTAGTCTCACAGCAGAAATCAAATTTAATAGAAGCCAAACCCTTGATTTTTCAGCAGAAGTGAGAGACAGTCTTTCAACACCTGAAGACAGTGGCTTTTGCTCAGTTAGCTGGGACAAATCAGAAGATTTCCTCTCTGACCAAGAGGGCTCTTTTCAAGAACTGCTTCAAAAACATAGGGGGACTCCCAAAGTTGGGGACCTGGTAAAAAAGCCAAAGCATTTTGGGAGGTTGAGAAGACTGTCCACTCTCCAGGAGCAAGGCTCCCAGTCAGAGACAGAAGATGAAATGCAGGCGGTCCATCCCAACTCTGAAACGAGAGTGGGCGCTGCTTCAGGTGTCTTGGCGAGTCAGCGGGGCCCTGAGGAGAAGACTGGGGATTTGGCTTTAAGCTTTAAGGACTTATCAAACACTCCAGCCCTGCAGTTGGCGCATGAGCTCTTTATGAAAAGCAAAAGGAAGCGCTTCCAGCAGGAAGATGATCAGGAATTCCCTGAGGAAAGGGATGAGGGGAAAATTGCCAGACTGCAGCGTTTTCTCGCAGGACTGATTGGCAAGAAGATGGGCATAGAACAGCTGGATATCCTGACAGAATTACAGTTTAGAAACTTGAAGCATATCCTAGCTATGGTTTTAGATTCCTTGACTTCGGAAAGTTTATACAG TGCTTGGAACGTCAGCAGAAACTGGCGTGAAATTGTGGCTCAGGATAAAAAGGCAAACAGGAGGAGGAAACTTTATATCATACAGCTGAAAGCAAATGCTCAG AGGGCCGCTGTGTTACGTGTCCAGGATGCTGCCACTCGGCTCCGCCTTCTGAGTCGCTTGGCCTTAAGATCAGTGCAGGCACAGGCACCCAGTGGTCAGATGGAGCAGGTTCCAACTCTGTCCCCTTGCGGGGATGTTCTGACACCTGTAGCAAGCTCTTCCCTCACCCACCTACGGAGTAGACAGGAACAGTACGTGAAG GTTGCCAGGACACTGTTTACTGATGAAGCCTTAAAGCCTTGCCCGAGGTGCCAATCCCCTGCTAAGTACCAGCCACATAAGAGGAGGGGGATTTGCAGCCGCCTGGCCTGTGGCTTTGACttttgtgtgttgtgtctgtgcgCTTATCATGGGTCTGAAGACTGTAGAAGAGGGTCAGCAAAGGCGAGAGGTAGCAAAGATATTCTCCCAGGGAGTGCCCAAAGCAAGCGGAACTTAAAACGCCTCTGA